In Prosthecochloris sp. GSB1, the following proteins share a genomic window:
- a CDS encoding succinate dehydrogenase hydrophobic membrane anchor subunit, with translation MKNVWKPGDARPSRTRAFGWLAQRFTGAGLVLFLAMHFWVQHMPTGFLATAEEYLDITSELAAAEPGFAEAIAEGKIKQALPGEHVITFRKVQQRLANPLWKFIDVMLLLFAVMHGMNGLNNVLEDYVHQPMHRVIVRVSCWTAALLLSAQGVVSILAVGNWF, from the coding sequence ATGAAGAACGTTTGGAAACCGGGGGACGCCCGCCCGTCGAGAACAAGGGCTTTCGGGTGGCTGGCGCAGCGCTTCACCGGGGCGGGACTCGTGCTGTTTCTCGCGATGCACTTCTGGGTTCAGCACATGCCCACCGGGTTTCTCGCGACCGCTGAAGAGTACCTCGATATAACAAGCGAGCTCGCCGCCGCCGAGCCGGGTTTCGCAGAGGCCATCGCCGAAGGGAAGATAAAGCAGGCGCTCCCTGGCGAGCACGTCATCACATTCCGCAAAGTGCAGCAGCGGCTCGCCAACCCCCTGTGGAAGTTCATCGACGTCATGTTGCTTCTTTTTGCCGTCATGCACGGCATGAACGGTCTGAACAATGTCCTGGAGGATTACGTGCACCAGCCCATGCACAGAGTAATCGTGCGTGTTTCCTGCTGGACGGCGGCGCTCCTGCTGTCCGCGCAGGGAGTCGTCTCGATACTTGCGGTCGGTAACTGGTTCTGA
- the murD gene encoding UDP-N-acetylmuramoyl-L-alanine--D-glutamate ligase produces the protein MDVAGRRISVVGAARSGVAAALLLRRHGAEVFVSERGRMGERDRSLLDLHGIGYEEGGHGPGVCEADCCVVSPGIPGEAPVIRALEESAVPLVSEIEAAFWFCPARIIGVTGTDGKTTTATLIAAICAVDAEARGYRVHSVGNIGVPFSSLVDDMGERDIAVVELSSYQLERCDRFRPEVAVITNIAQDHLDRYEGSMRRYAEAKYRIFRRQEQGDSLVYNAGNPVLRERFADRSGVLPHLVPFALDLPDVPACTEHCATMDGEWLTLVAEGAREPVIDTESLFKRSFRGRHNLENALAAAVAAAAAAIPVQAIREGLASFGGVEHRQEYVRTVRGADWINDSKATNLNAMRQALESSPGRLVLIAGGRDKGSDFGELLPVVRQKVDMLVTFGEARETIAGAWGGVVVDVVRADSLAEAVAAAAREASVGRTVLFSPGCSSFDMFSDYEERGRAFKKLVQEVSE, from the coding sequence ATGGATGTAGCGGGCAGGAGAATCAGCGTCGTCGGGGCGGCGAGAAGCGGCGTCGCCGCCGCCCTGCTGCTGCGAAGGCACGGCGCCGAGGTTTTCGTCAGCGAGCGCGGCCGAATGGGCGAGCGAGATCGATCGTTGCTCGACCTTCACGGCATCGGCTACGAGGAGGGCGGTCACGGGCCGGGGGTGTGCGAGGCGGACTGTTGCGTCGTAAGCCCGGGCATACCCGGAGAAGCTCCCGTCATTCGGGCGCTCGAGGAATCGGCCGTTCCGCTGGTCAGCGAAATCGAGGCGGCGTTCTGGTTCTGTCCGGCGCGCATCATCGGGGTGACCGGAACGGACGGCAAGACCACGACGGCCACGCTCATTGCGGCCATCTGTGCCGTCGACGCCGAGGCGCGGGGGTACCGCGTCCACAGCGTCGGCAACATAGGCGTGCCGTTTTCCTCGCTGGTCGACGACATGGGCGAGCGCGATATCGCGGTCGTCGAACTGAGCAGTTACCAGCTCGAACGGTGCGACCGCTTCCGACCCGAGGTCGCGGTGATAACCAATATCGCGCAGGATCATCTCGACCGTTACGAAGGGAGCATGCGGCGCTATGCGGAAGCGAAATACAGGATCTTCCGGCGGCAGGAACAGGGAGACTCGCTGGTCTACAATGCAGGGAACCCTGTCCTGCGTGAACGGTTTGCCGACAGAAGCGGCGTGCTGCCGCATCTCGTGCCGTTCGCTCTGGACCTGCCGGATGTTCCGGCATGCACGGAACATTGCGCCACCATGGACGGAGAGTGGCTGACGCTCGTCGCCGAGGGCGCGCGGGAGCCGGTTATCGACACGGAATCGCTGTTCAAAAGGAGTTTCAGGGGACGGCACAATCTCGAAAACGCCCTTGCCGCGGCGGTTGCCGCCGCGGCCGCCGCTATCCCGGTTCAGGCGATTCGCGAGGGACTGGCTTCCTTCGGCGGTGTCGAGCATCGACAGGAGTATGTGCGGACGGTTCGGGGGGCCGACTGGATCAACGACTCGAAAGCGACGAACCTCAACGCCATGCGTCAGGCACTCGAATCGTCGCCGGGAAGGCTGGTGCTCATCGCCGGCGGCCGGGACAAAGGCTCCGATTTCGGTGAACTGCTCCCGGTGGTGCGGCAGAAGGTCGACATGCTGGTGACGTTCGGAGAGGCCCGCGAGACGATCGCCGGGGCGTGGGGCGGGGTCGTTGTCGACGTCGTTCGCGCCGATTCCCTTGCCGAAGCCGTTGCGGCGGCCGCCAGGGAGGCTTCGGTGGGGCGGACGGTGCTGTTTTCCCCAGGGTGTTCGAGTTTCGACATGTTCAGTGATTACGAGGAGCGGGGCCGCGCGTTCAAAAAACTTGTACAGGAGGTCAGCGAATGA
- a CDS encoding FtsW/RodA/SpoVE family cell cycle protein, with amino-acid sequence MRDWKAVLEDGEAEESLQPQQSFIGKGIAGKLLLLIVVVLMCIGVLVVYSSGAGWAEMKFSNPEYFLWRQIVFTVLGIGVVFLFSFIDYRVFRKISKFLLFASIALLAGLLFLKFIGVIKGAARWIPLGPVSFQVSDFAKYALIFHFARLITDKKDYIKSLNDSYYPLLTLLLTVVSLIAFAPNFSTASLVALIGFSMMFLGGVRMKHLLLTAVPLIPAMAVFAVSQPYRVARLVSFFFGGSDEQHLSYQVRQALIGLGNGGLFGLGIGASKQRELFLPLSYNDFVFVVIGEEFGFFGAVGVLLLFAAFFICGLVIAKHAADGFGRFVALGITITIVLYAFINMAVASHLLPTTGVPLPFISYGGTALLFNSLGVGILISISRNRDTVPESAAAAGSSDGGRP; translated from the coding sequence ATGAGAGACTGGAAAGCCGTTCTCGAAGACGGGGAGGCGGAGGAATCCCTTCAGCCTCAGCAGTCGTTCATCGGCAAGGGTATTGCCGGAAAACTTCTTCTGCTGATCGTGGTCGTGCTCATGTGCATCGGTGTTCTCGTGGTCTACAGCAGTGGCGCGGGATGGGCAGAGATGAAGTTTTCCAACCCCGAATATTTCCTCTGGCGCCAGATCGTCTTTACGGTGCTTGGCATCGGCGTGGTCTTTCTGTTCTCGTTCATAGATTACCGTGTCTTCAGGAAGATCAGCAAGTTCCTGCTTTTCGCGAGCATCGCTCTTCTCGCGGGGCTGCTGTTCCTTAAATTCATCGGGGTCATCAAGGGCGCGGCCCGCTGGATTCCTCTTGGCCCGGTGAGTTTTCAGGTTTCCGATTTCGCCAAGTACGCCCTGATTTTTCATTTCGCACGGCTCATAACGGACAAGAAAGACTATATCAAGAGTCTCAACGACAGCTACTATCCCCTGCTGACGCTGCTGCTCACCGTAGTGTCGCTCATCGCGTTCGCTCCCAATTTCAGCACGGCCTCGCTCGTCGCGCTCATAGGGTTTTCGATGATGTTCCTCGGGGGTGTGCGCATGAAGCATCTTCTGTTGACGGCGGTACCGCTCATTCCGGCGATGGCCGTCTTCGCCGTTTCGCAACCCTACAGGGTCGCAAGGCTCGTCTCTTTCTTTTTCGGCGGCAGCGACGAACAGCATCTCAGCTACCAGGTGCGCCAGGCCCTTATCGGGCTGGGCAACGGCGGGCTGTTCGGCCTCGGCATCGGCGCCAGCAAGCAGCGCGAACTCTTTCTGCCGCTATCCTACAACGATTTTGTTTTTGTCGTTATCGGCGAGGAGTTCGGGTTTTTCGGTGCCGTAGGTGTCCTGCTGCTTTTCGCCGCATTCTTCATCTGTGGACTCGTCATCGCCAAGCACGCAGCCGACGGGTTCGGCCGTTTCGTGGCGCTCGGCATTACGATCACCATCGTGCTCTACGCCTTCATCAACATGGCCGTCGCCAGCCATCTGCTTCCGACGACGGGCGTGCCGCTGCCGTTCATCAGCTACGGGGGTACGGCGCTCCTGTTCAACTCGCTCGGAGTGGGGATACTTATCAGCATATCGCGAAACCGCGATACCGTCCCGGAAAGCGCGGCGGCGGCGGGTAGTTCAGACGGAGGACGCCCATGA
- the murC gene encoding UDP-N-acetylmuramate--L-alanine ligase: MELGKTKCVHIVGIGGAGMSAIAELLLKSGFAVTGSDLAASETTAKLAEQGATVFEGHSPEYVGSCDVVVYSSAVGARDNVELREAELKGIPVIKRDEMLGELMRFKSGVCIAGTHGKTTTTAMIATMLIEAGESPTVMIGGVSDYLKGSTVVGTGRYMVIEADEYDRAFMKLTPSIAVVNSLEIEHTDTYAGIDDLRGAFTDFANKVPFYGRVICCVDWPEVRRIVPSLNRRHTTYSIEETADFMARDILVERNATSFVLEYHRRKLADVHMAVPGRHNVQNALAAIATGMEMGLSVESIVSGIGAFSGMRRRFQIRRGDGDGPVVVDDYAHHPSEVKAALKAARAGWPDYEIVAVFQPHLYSRTKEFADEYGWALSNADRVFVADVFPAREKAEEFPGVGGGLVAEAAKVAGAEDVRFIASREELFSAVLACCLPGRLVLCMGAGDITRMAAELAEHCAAGCS, from the coding sequence GTGGAACTCGGAAAAACAAAATGCGTACATATCGTCGGTATCGGCGGGGCGGGCATGAGCGCCATCGCCGAACTGCTGCTGAAATCGGGATTCGCCGTTACTGGTTCCGATCTCGCCGCGAGTGAAACAACCGCCAAGCTGGCCGAGCAGGGAGCGACAGTTTTCGAGGGGCACAGCCCGGAGTACGTAGGCTCGTGTGACGTCGTGGTGTACTCCTCGGCGGTCGGCGCTCGTGACAACGTCGAGCTGCGGGAAGCCGAACTGAAAGGCATTCCGGTCATCAAGCGGGACGAGATGCTAGGAGAACTCATGCGGTTCAAGAGCGGCGTCTGCATTGCCGGCACCCACGGCAAGACCACGACGACCGCAATGATCGCCACGATGCTCATCGAGGCCGGGGAGTCGCCGACCGTGATGATCGGAGGGGTTTCCGATTACCTCAAAGGGAGCACGGTGGTCGGAACTGGACGGTACATGGTCATCGAGGCGGACGAGTACGACCGGGCGTTCATGAAATTGACCCCTTCGATAGCCGTGGTCAACAGCCTCGAGATCGAGCACACCGATACCTATGCAGGCATCGACGATCTGCGCGGCGCGTTCACGGATTTCGCCAACAAGGTTCCTTTTTACGGGAGGGTGATCTGCTGTGTCGACTGGCCCGAGGTGCGTCGCATCGTTCCTTCACTCAACCGGCGTCACACAACCTACAGCATCGAGGAAACGGCAGATTTCATGGCAAGGGATATCCTGGTCGAGAGGAACGCGACCAGCTTCGTCCTGGAATATCATCGCCGCAAGCTCGCCGACGTGCACATGGCGGTGCCCGGACGGCACAACGTGCAGAACGCCCTCGCGGCCATCGCCACGGGCATGGAGATGGGGTTGTCAGTCGAAAGTATCGTCTCGGGCATCGGCGCTTTCAGCGGGATGCGGAGGCGCTTCCAGATAAGGCGCGGGGACGGGGACGGCCCTGTGGTCGTTGACGATTACGCCCACCATCCGTCCGAAGTCAAGGCCGCGCTCAAGGCCGCCAGGGCGGGATGGCCGGATTACGAGATCGTCGCGGTATTTCAGCCGCATCTGTATTCCAGGACGAAGGAGTTCGCGGACGAATACGGCTGGGCGCTTTCGAATGCGGACCGCGTGTTCGTGGCCGACGTGTTCCCCGCCAGGGAAAAAGCGGAAGAGTTTCCCGGCGTCGGCGGCGGGCTCGTCGCAGAGGCGGCGAAGGTCGCGGGCGCGGAGGATGTTCGTTTCATCGCGTCGAGGGAAGAGCTGTTTTCGGCGGTTTTGGCCTGCTGCCTGCCCGGCAGGCTGGTCCTTTGCATGGGCGCAGGGGACATAACGAGAATGGCCGCTGAACTCGCTGAGCACTGTGCGGCAGGGTGCTCGTGA
- the ftsA gene encoding cell division protein FtsA, with protein sequence MQKSNIVVGLDIGTTKVCVVVAERDDMGKLNILGHGRADSEGLQRATVVNINKTVDAIRKAVADAERESSIRIREVNVGISGAHVHCINSNSEISVNQSGIVNLSDVRRFLDKARTNIRYLDIDHEIIHVIPQEFIVDDQEGVLDPIGMAGTTMRGSAYIVVGMKTKIRNIKQCVEKAGLEVNTMTFEPIASGLAVMKESEKKSGVVIVDIGGGTTEVAIYIDGAIRFSEVVKVAANDVTHDVAYGVKALYEVAEDLKIKHGCAYDRNHSADEEILIEGIEGRPGKSFMRSSLVLIIEARMREIFELVRESINRSGYYEYLNAGALITGGGCLIPGTEDLASEVLGLDVRAGYPEGISGGIKGSINNPMYATVMGLVAYSLENSTFQDADIIDNRQEAASGPEEVPETGAGAESARSRLPKVPPEAGKKIVDRLKDWWEKL encoded by the coding sequence ATGCAGAAAAGCAACATAGTCGTAGGACTGGACATAGGCACGACGAAGGTCTGCGTTGTCGTGGCGGAGCGGGATGACATGGGTAAGCTCAACATCCTGGGTCACGGCCGAGCCGATTCGGAAGGTCTCCAGCGGGCGACGGTTGTCAACATCAACAAGACGGTCGATGCGATCAGGAAGGCCGTCGCGGACGCGGAGCGTGAATCATCCATCCGCATCAGGGAGGTCAACGTCGGCATCTCCGGCGCGCATGTCCACTGCATCAACAGCAATTCCGAAATCAGCGTCAACCAGTCGGGCATCGTCAATCTCTCCGACGTCCGGCGGTTTCTCGACAAGGCAAGGACCAACATACGCTATCTCGACATCGATCACGAGATCATCCACGTCATTCCCCAGGAGTTCATCGTCGACGACCAGGAAGGAGTGCTCGATCCGATAGGCATGGCCGGGACGACCATGCGCGGCAGTGCCTACATCGTCGTCGGCATGAAGACCAAGATCCGCAATATCAAGCAGTGCGTCGAAAAGGCCGGCCTCGAGGTAAACACCATGACCTTCGAGCCGATCGCGTCGGGCCTGGCCGTCATGAAGGAAAGCGAGAAAAAGAGCGGCGTCGTTATCGTCGACATCGGCGGAGGGACGACCGAGGTCGCGATCTACATCGACGGCGCCATACGGTTTTCGGAGGTGGTCAAGGTGGCGGCGAACGACGTGACCCACGATGTCGCCTATGGCGTAAAGGCGCTCTACGAAGTCGCCGAGGATCTCAAGATCAAGCATGGCTGCGCCTACGACCGCAACCATTCAGCCGACGAGGAGATTCTCATAGAGGGAATAGAAGGGCGTCCGGGGAAATCCTTCATGAGAAGCTCGCTGGTCCTGATCATAGAGGCCCGCATGCGGGAGATTTTCGAGCTCGTCAGGGAATCGATAAATCGTTCGGGATACTATGAATACCTTAACGCCGGAGCGCTGATTACCGGAGGAGGATGCCTCATTCCCGGAACGGAGGATCTCGCCTCCGAAGTTCTCGGCCTGGATGTCAGGGCAGGCTATCCCGAGGGTATTTCGGGCGGGATCAAGGGATCCATCAACAACCCGATGTACGCAACGGTGATGGGGCTTGTCGCCTACTCGCTCGAAAACAGCACGTTTCAGGACGCGGACATTATCGACAACCGGCAGGAGGCCGCTTCCGGCCCGGAAGAGGTTCCGGAAACCGGGGCGGGGGCCGAAAGCGCGCGGAGCCGCTTGCCGAAAGTCCCCCCGGAAGCGGGCAAGAAGATCGTCGATCGGCTGAAGGACTGGTGGGAAAAGCTGTAA
- the murG gene encoding undecaprenyldiphospho-muramoylpentapeptide beta-N-acetylglucosaminyltransferase: MKVMFAGGGTGGHLYPAVAMAEELLERFPGTEVSFAGTENGIEATEIPRLGYRLHLFRVRGFLRGRRPADFAVNAGILAEFAGAVIAAARLIRTERPDVVVGTGGFVSAPLLLGAQLMGKKTLIQEQNAFPGVTTRMLSLRAAEVHLSFEESARILKRTAGVFLTGNPARTFPASPPGDARRTFGLDPERPTLLVFGGSRGARSINNAVKRWAADASGRANIIWQTGAVDFETVGRERRPSDSLWIGPYINDMASAYSAADLVLCRAGASTVAELTNLGKPAVLVPYPHATANHQFFNAEALVKQGAAELVEDKDVGDDRTRELVLGLLHDREALARIGAACRKQGRPEAAGALAERIAMLAKT, from the coding sequence ATGAAGGTCATGTTCGCTGGCGGGGGGACCGGCGGCCATCTCTACCCGGCGGTCGCCATGGCGGAGGAGCTGCTCGAACGGTTTCCGGGAACGGAGGTCTCCTTCGCCGGCACCGAAAACGGCATTGAGGCCACGGAGATTCCCCGGCTCGGATACCGCCTGCACCTTTTCAGGGTTCGCGGTTTCCTGCGCGGACGACGGCCGGCGGATTTCGCGGTGAACGCGGGAATCCTTGCCGAGTTCGCCGGGGCGGTGATCGCCGCCGCACGTCTTATACGGACTGAACGTCCGGACGTGGTTGTCGGAACAGGAGGTTTCGTCAGCGCGCCCCTGCTGCTCGGGGCGCAGCTCATGGGAAAGAAGACCCTCATACAGGAGCAGAACGCTTTTCCGGGCGTAACGACACGCATGCTTTCACTGCGGGCCGCCGAGGTGCATCTTTCCTTCGAGGAGAGCGCCCGCATTCTCAAAAGAACCGCAGGGGTGTTCCTAACGGGCAACCCGGCGAGGACCTTTCCCGCTTCACCTCCCGGAGACGCACGCAGGACGTTCGGGCTCGATCCCGAAAGGCCGACACTTCTGGTGTTCGGGGGAAGCCGGGGCGCACGTTCGATCAACAACGCCGTGAAGCGCTGGGCCGCGGATGCGTCCGGGCGCGCGAACATCATCTGGCAGACCGGCGCTGTCGATTTCGAGACTGTCGGCAGGGAGCGCCGCCCGTCGGACAGTCTCTGGATCGGGCCCTATATCAACGATATGGCAAGCGCCTATTCGGCGGCGGACCTGGTGCTCTGCCGGGCGGGCGCCTCCACTGTGGCCGAGCTTACCAACCTCGGCAAACCCGCCGTGCTGGTCCCTTATCCCCACGCGACCGCCAACCATCAGTTTTTCAACGCGGAAGCGCTGGTGAAGCAGGGGGCAGCGGAACTTGTCGAGGACAAGGATGTCGGCGATGACAGGACGAGGGAGCTGGTGCTGGGCCTTCTGCACGATCGCGAAGCGCTGGCCAGAATAGGGGCGGCCTGCCGGAAACAGGGCAGGCCGGAAGCCGCCGGGGCGCTCGCTGAACGAATAGCCATGCTTGCAAAAACCTAA
- the sdhC gene encoding succinate dehydrogenase, cytochrome b556 subunit, translating to MQGNSKSSDSLKDSPSFWNFLATVFSYRLWPGMAAWLLHRLTGLFLVLYLALHIMGLRSLADPASFEIYVTTYRNPLFKVAEVLLLGTVAFHAFNGTRIMLQDLFFRSEMHKPLFYAVVGLTAAVTLAGGFPILAPYIAQLLP from the coding sequence ATGCAAGGAAACAGCAAATCCTCCGATTCTCTCAAAGACTCCCCATCATTCTGGAATTTCCTGGCCACGGTTTTTTCCTACAGGCTTTGGCCCGGGATGGCGGCCTGGCTGCTGCACCGCCTGACCGGTCTTTTTCTCGTGCTGTATCTCGCGCTGCATATCATGGGCCTGCGTTCGCTCGCCGATCCGGCATCGTTCGAGATCTACGTGACGACCTATCGCAACCCGCTGTTCAAGGTCGCCGAGGTTCTGCTTCTCGGTACGGTGGCTTTCCACGCTTTCAACGGCACGAGAATCATGCTGCAGGATCTTTTTTTTCGTTCCGAGATGCATAAGCCGCTTTTCTACGCGGTTGTCGGTCTTACTGCCGCCGTGACGCTCGCCGGCGGCTTTCCCATTCTCGCTCCCTATATAGCCCAGTTGCTGCCATGA
- the murB gene encoding UDP-N-acetylmuramate dehydrogenase has protein sequence MISTEELLAAVKGTVLLGEPMKDHTTLRIGGSADFFIDPLDREDFCRAYSFFRKHGLPCTVIGRGSNILVHDEGIRGAVIVTTRALGEFSLSRGLLTVGAGFPLPAAAEKTFAHSLGGLEMLQGIPGTIGGALVMNAGAYGQEIGSVVSWVEVFGNGKPKTLCREDLFFGYRQSSLAGSVILRASMRLERLPAAETGKRSVLRDEAFAKRRLSQPFDRPNAGSVFRNPSRQDDPEGLGAGRMIEACGLKGLRYGGAVISNKHANFIVNEGDAKASDVLELIATARERVKEKFGVLLELEVRLLGCENVCC, from the coding sequence ATGATCAGTACAGAAGAGTTGCTGGCGGCCGTCAAGGGAACGGTGCTTCTCGGTGAACCCATGAAGGACCACACGACGCTAAGGATCGGCGGGTCCGCTGATTTTTTCATCGATCCGCTCGACCGGGAGGATTTCTGCCGTGCGTATTCCTTTTTCAGAAAGCACGGGCTTCCCTGCACGGTGATCGGGAGGGGATCGAACATACTGGTGCATGACGAGGGTATTCGCGGCGCGGTTATCGTCACCACCAGGGCTCTCGGGGAATTCAGCCTCTCGCGCGGCCTTCTGACGGTCGGGGCAGGGTTCCCGTTGCCGGCCGCGGCGGAAAAAACCTTCGCGCATTCCCTCGGCGGGCTGGAAATGCTTCAGGGGATTCCAGGCACGATCGGAGGCGCCCTTGTCATGAATGCCGGCGCTTACGGTCAGGAGATAGGTTCAGTGGTCTCCTGGGTCGAGGTGTTTGGCAACGGAAAGCCGAAAACCCTCTGCCGTGAAGATCTTTTTTTCGGCTATCGTCAAAGTTCGCTCGCCGGGAGCGTGATACTCAGGGCCTCCATGCGCCTCGAAAGGCTCCCGGCCGCGGAGACTGGCAAGAGATCCGTCCTGCGCGACGAGGCCTTCGCCAAAAGGCGGCTTTCGCAGCCGTTCGACCGGCCGAATGCAGGAAGCGTGTTCCGCAACCCTTCGAGGCAGGACGACCCCGAGGGGCTCGGCGCCGGACGGATGATCGAGGCCTGCGGCCTGAAGGGACTTCGTTACGGCGGGGCGGTAATTTCCAACAAGCATGCGAACTTCATCGTCAACGAGGGAGATGCGAAAGCTTCCGATGTCCTGGAGCTGATCGCGACGGCGAGGGAACGGGTGAAAGAAAAGTTCGGCGTTCTGCTCGAACTCGAGGTCAGGCTGCTTGGATGTGAAAACGTTTGCTGCTGA
- the ftsZ gene encoding cell division protein FtsZ — MAFELDPGLFEHEQDKGVSIKIAGVGGCGGNAVNNMIDRKIAGVEFIAFNTDRQALLNSKAPLRIQIGKKATSGLGAGADPAKGRQAADDDREIIADQIRGADLLFIAAGMGKGTGTGAAPVIASIARNMGILTIGVVTRPFNFEGKIKAEIADKGIAELSKYIDTLIVIENEKILSIAEEGVSATEAFNMANDVLYRAAKGIADIITSHGHVNVDFADVRSIMSGAGDAVMGSASGSGDRRALKAAADAITSPLLEGVSLKGAKGVLVNMTGDVTMRDMSDAMSYIEEQVGRNAKIINGYVEDRDASGEIRVTVIITGFSREAGEKQPTVFDGMHAGETKSGRAMPMQPFTRQVSPGYQDLRPDDLRIPAYIRRNISIHDPMEMGARKAPSQGSSDDPRNEIMKGSTDMPAYLRRRKQ; from the coding sequence ATGGCGTTTGAACTCGATCCCGGCTTGTTTGAGCACGAACAGGACAAGGGCGTATCCATCAAGATTGCGGGAGTCGGCGGCTGCGGGGGCAATGCGGTCAACAACATGATCGATCGCAAGATCGCGGGGGTAGAGTTCATCGCCTTCAATACCGACCGTCAGGCGCTGCTCAACTCGAAGGCTCCCCTGAGAATACAGATCGGCAAGAAAGCCACGAGCGGCCTCGGCGCCGGGGCGGATCCGGCAAAAGGAAGGCAGGCCGCAGATGACGACCGGGAAATCATCGCCGACCAGATCCGCGGAGCGGACCTGCTGTTCATCGCGGCAGGCATGGGCAAGGGTACGGGGACCGGCGCCGCGCCCGTGATCGCCTCCATAGCGAGGAACATGGGCATTCTCACCATCGGAGTCGTTACGCGGCCTTTCAATTTCGAGGGAAAGATCAAGGCGGAGATCGCCGACAAGGGGATAGCCGAGCTCAGCAAGTATATCGATACCCTCATCGTCATCGAAAACGAAAAGATTCTCAGCATAGCGGAGGAAGGCGTGAGCGCCACGGAGGCGTTCAACATGGCCAACGACGTGCTGTACCGCGCGGCGAAGGGCATTGCCGACATCATCACCAGTCACGGTCACGTCAACGTCGATTTCGCCGATGTGCGCAGCATCATGTCCGGCGCTGGAGACGCCGTCATGGGATCGGCCTCCGGTTCGGGCGATCGCAGGGCCCTGAAGGCTGCCGCGGACGCCATTACCAGTCCTCTGCTCGAAGGCGTTTCCCTCAAGGGCGCCAAGGGCGTGCTGGTCAACATGACCGGTGACGTCACCATGCGCGATATGTCCGACGCCATGAGCTACATCGAGGAACAAGTCGGCAGGAACGCGAAAATCATCAATGGCTACGTCGAGGACAGGGACGCTTCCGGCGAGATCCGGGTCACGGTTATCATCACTGGCTTCAGCAGGGAGGCGGGCGAGAAGCAGCCGACCGTTTTCGACGGCATGCATGCAGGGGAAACGAAAAGCGGCCGGGCGATGCCTATGCAGCCGTTCACGCGCCAGGTCTCTCCGGGATACCAGGACCTCAGGCCGGACGATCTGCGCATCCCTGCCTATATCCGCAGGAATATCTCCATTCACGACCCGATGGAAATGGGCGCAAGGAAAGCGCCGTCCCAGGGGTCATCCGACGACCCGAGAAACGAGATCATGAAGGGGTCGACCGACATGCCGGCGTATCTCCGCCGCCGCAAACAGTGA
- a CDS encoding cell division protein FtsQ/DivIB, with protein MGRFIHRGADKTPPPPSSDAAASPEGGFAPGEPHGGGGGSPEGGGRWKSALVMILLLTAVLTGLSLYAQKWKKAVWVREVVVTGNRLLSNDELMKRADGLVGKSLESVDSARLAARFAALPYVRNARVARELNGIVRIVLEERVPLARITDGGKVQVIDTEGYILPYRELPPPVSSLPPVSGVRKTRARTGRIEKADEKQFEVIKGMVEAVSASEYAGLLISGISLRDGNTTYLTAAGSPTRFIVGNDGNYKEKLKKFEIFWQKVVAKKGLDSYATVDLRFDERVFAVENP; from the coding sequence ATGGGCCGTTTTATCCATAGAGGCGCGGACAAAACGCCTCCGCCACCGTCTTCAGACGCCGCAGCATCCCCGGAAGGCGGCTTTGCTCCCGGGGAACCACATGGCGGCGGCGGAGGTTCTCCCGAGGGAGGCGGTCGCTGGAAGAGCGCGCTTGTGATGATCCTGCTGCTGACGGCGGTGCTCACGGGGCTTTCGCTCTACGCGCAGAAGTGGAAAAAGGCAGTCTGGGTCAGGGAGGTCGTCGTCACCGGAAACAGGCTGCTTTCGAACGATGAACTGATGAAGAGGGCCGACGGTCTCGTCGGCAAGAGCCTGGAGAGCGTCGACAGCGCGCGTCTGGCGGCAAGATTCGCCGCGCTTCCCTACGTCAGAAACGCTCGTGTCGCAAGGGAACTGAACGGGATCGTGCGCATCGTGCTCGAGGAGCGCGTGCCGCTAGCGCGCATAACCGACGGTGGGAAAGTTCAGGTAATCGACACAGAAGGTTATATCTTGCCCTATCGCGAGCTTCCCCCTCCCGTCTCGTCGCTTCCTCCCGTCAGCGGCGTCAGGAAAACCCGCGCGCGCACCGGGCGTATCGAGAAAGCCGACGAGAAGCAGTTCGAGGTCATCAAGGGGATGGTCGAGGCTGTTTCGGCATCCGAATACGCAGGCCTGCTCATCAGCGGGATTTCTTTGCGGGACGGAAATACAACCTATTTGACGGCGGCGGGTTCTCCCACCCGCTTTATCGTGGGCAACGACGGGAACTACAAGGAAAAGTTGAAAAAATTCGAGATATTCTGGCAAAAGGTGGTTGCGAAAAAAGGCCTTGACAGCTACGCAACCGTCGATCTGAGATTCGATGAGAGGGTTTTTGCGGTCGAGAATCCCTGA